The following are encoded together in the Streptomyces tsukubensis genome:
- a CDS encoding transglycosylase SLT domain-containing protein — protein MTDINTVFRSIQDRISTVPGHLSTFQGRVSSTAKERFSSVQGHVNTAQGRVGAAVPAALRGGNLNRNQKLSIAGIATCSAAVLATGIAVPAASSGSSSATQASSASSASSVAWSSSTGDKQAKDLHASVTSQMANADQQAKDAQAKLKADTDAKSKASDAAAKANEQHTAKESANRSAPRTATYANNLDGWIKQSLDIMKERGIPGSYEGLHRNIMRESAGDTRAINNWDINAQNGIPSKGLLQTIQPTFEQYHVAGTSNDIYDPVANITAAANYAAHRYGSMDNVNSAY, from the coding sequence ATGACTGACATCAACACCGTCTTCCGATCCATTCAGGACCGAATCAGCACCGTCCCCGGTCACCTCAGCACGTTCCAGGGCCGCGTCAGCAGCACCGCCAAGGAGCGCTTCAGCTCCGTTCAGGGTCACGTCAACACCGCCCAGGGCCGGGTCGGCGCGGCCGTCCCCGCCGCCCTGCGCGGCGGCAACCTGAACCGCAACCAGAAGCTCTCCATCGCGGGCATCGCCACGTGCAGCGCCGCTGTCCTCGCCACCGGCATCGCCGTGCCCGCCGCCAGCAGCGGCAGCTCCTCGGCCACACAGGCCTCCTCGGCCTCCTCGGCCTCCTCGGTGGCCTGGAGCTCGTCCACCGGTGACAAGCAGGCCAAGGATCTGCACGCCAGCGTGACGAGCCAGATGGCCAACGCCGACCAGCAGGCCAAGGACGCCCAGGCCAAGCTGAAGGCCGACACCGACGCCAAGAGCAAGGCCTCGGACGCGGCGGCCAAGGCCAACGAGCAGCACACGGCCAAGGAGTCCGCGAACCGCTCCGCGCCCCGCACGGCGACGTACGCGAACAACCTGGACGGCTGGATCAAGCAGTCGCTCGACATCATGAAGGAGCGTGGCATCCCCGGTTCGTACGAGGGGCTGCACCGCAACATCATGCGCGAGTCCGCCGGTGACACCAGGGCGATCAACAACTGGGACATCAACGCCCAGAACGGCATCCCCTCCAAGGGACTGCTGCAGACGATCCAGCCGACCTTCGAGCAGTACCACGTGGCCGGCACCTCGAACGACATCTACGACCCGGTCGCCAACATCACCGCCGCGGCCAACTACGCCGCGCACCGGTACGGCTCGATGGACAACGTCAACAGCGCCTACTGA
- a CDS encoding FHA domain-containing protein has protein sequence MGHGVPELVLELNGRTWTLDPSRPYTLGRDPQGDIPLDDARVSWRHATVSWGGRSWLIEDHGSTNGTFVQGRRIHQMEIGPGSTVNLGNANDGPRLVLTSPAAAVAGRQQVREQPPRQTPPPEEPARGGPGWVQPPPQQQQPPQQNWQPQQQHVGQQPPTPRQPVAQPPLPRQGGGSPQDPGDGAWAPPVYGDRSPTTFHQVALGRRMRIGRALENELVVSDLQVSRLHAEFTASPDGRFEIRDLGSHNGTYVNGQPLPKSGTALLGPNDIVGVGHSTFRLVDGRLEEFVDSGDISFSARHLTVTVDGGKQILKDVSFGVPEKSLIAVIGPSGSGKSTLLKALTGYRPADEGDVLYDSRNLYKQFAELRQRIGLVPQDDILHKELTVRTALKYAAKLRFPADTTGQEREARISEVLRELKLDVHAEKKVTSLSGGQRKRVSVALELLTKPSLIFLDEPTSGLDPGMDRDVMQLLRGLADDGRTVLVVTHSVAELAICDKLLVMAPGGSVAYFGPPEEALNFFGYQSWADVFSAFEEYRDYDWAGRWKGSQHYQMYAADIDAVAPQSVEVPHTRATRPPKPQGWFPQLWTLMRRYVSVIVSDHGFMGLMVALPAVLGLVSVVIPADFGLGPPTVKGEFNTDAGTIMLILAVGMCFSGAANSVRELIKERVIYERERATGLSRSAYLVSKIIVLGLITAVQGVIICAIGFLPRKLPEKGLIISGLPAVEMCVVISALGLTSMMFGLVISSLVRTQEKTMQLLVMFAIVQVVFTGTLFKVFDSPGVEQFAWLMPSRWAIAGVGTTLDLSRISPVDQKNPGNLDPLWAHEASQWAINLSVLLFIGLVCGIAVVRLLRRHEPEVMRK, from the coding sequence GTGGGGCATGGAGTGCCGGAACTCGTACTTGAATTGAACGGAAGGACCTGGACTCTCGACCCGTCCAGGCCGTACACGCTCGGGCGTGACCCCCAGGGGGACATCCCGCTGGACGATGCCAGAGTCTCCTGGCGCCACGCCACAGTGAGCTGGGGCGGACGCAGCTGGCTCATCGAGGATCACGGCAGCACCAATGGCACCTTCGTACAGGGCCGGCGAATCCACCAGATGGAAATCGGCCCCGGTTCCACCGTGAACCTCGGTAACGCCAATGACGGCCCTCGGCTCGTCCTGACGAGCCCCGCGGCGGCCGTGGCCGGGCGGCAGCAGGTAAGGGAACAGCCCCCGCGCCAGACCCCACCGCCGGAAGAACCCGCGCGGGGCGGCCCCGGCTGGGTCCAGCCGCCGCCGCAACAGCAGCAGCCGCCGCAGCAGAACTGGCAGCCACAGCAACAGCACGTGGGGCAACAGCCACCCACGCCGAGGCAGCCCGTCGCGCAGCCGCCGCTGCCGCGCCAAGGCGGAGGAAGTCCGCAGGATCCGGGCGACGGAGCATGGGCGCCGCCGGTCTACGGAGACCGCAGCCCCACCACCTTCCACCAGGTGGCGCTCGGCCGCAGAATGCGGATCGGACGCGCACTGGAGAACGAGCTGGTCGTCTCCGACCTCCAGGTCTCCAGGCTGCACGCGGAGTTCACCGCCAGCCCCGACGGCCGCTTCGAGATCCGCGACCTCGGCTCGCACAACGGCACCTACGTCAACGGCCAGCCGCTCCCCAAATCGGGTACGGCGCTGCTCGGCCCCAACGACATCGTCGGCGTGGGGCACTCGACGTTCCGGCTGGTCGACGGGCGTCTTGAGGAGTTCGTCGACTCCGGCGACATCTCCTTCTCCGCGCGCCACCTGACGGTCACCGTCGACGGCGGCAAGCAGATCCTCAAGGACGTCTCGTTCGGCGTCCCCGAGAAGTCGCTGATAGCCGTCATCGGTCCCTCGGGCTCGGGAAAGTCGACACTGCTGAAGGCCCTCACCGGCTACCGGCCCGCCGACGAGGGCGACGTGCTCTACGACAGCCGGAACCTCTACAAGCAGTTCGCCGAGTTGCGCCAGCGCATCGGTCTGGTCCCGCAGGACGACATCCTGCACAAGGAGCTGACGGTACGCACCGCCCTGAAGTACGCCGCCAAGCTGCGGTTCCCCGCGGACACCACGGGACAGGAGCGCGAGGCGCGGATCAGCGAGGTGCTGCGCGAGCTGAAGCTCGACGTCCACGCGGAGAAGAAGGTCACCTCCCTCTCCGGTGGTCAGCGCAAGCGTGTCTCCGTCGCCCTTGAGCTGCTCACCAAGCCGTCGCTGATCTTCCTGGACGAACCCACCTCGGGTCTCGACCCGGGCATGGACCGCGATGTCATGCAGCTCCTGCGCGGCCTCGCCGACGACGGCCGCACCGTCCTCGTCGTCACCCACTCCGTCGCCGAGCTGGCGATCTGCGACAAGCTCCTGGTAATGGCCCCCGGCGGCTCCGTGGCCTACTTCGGGCCCCCGGAAGAAGCGCTGAACTTCTTCGGGTACCAGAGCTGGGCCGATGTCTTCTCGGCCTTCGAGGAGTACCGCGACTACGACTGGGCGGGCCGCTGGAAGGGCTCGCAGCACTACCAGATGTACGCGGCGGACATCGACGCCGTAGCTCCCCAGTCGGTGGAGGTGCCGCACACGAGGGCGACCAGGCCGCCGAAACCGCAGGGCTGGTTCCCGCAGCTGTGGACGCTGATGCGCCGGTACGTGTCGGTCATCGTCTCCGACCACGGGTTCATGGGGCTGATGGTGGCCCTGCCCGCCGTCCTCGGCCTCGTCAGCGTCGTCATCCCCGCCGACTTCGGCCTGGGCCCGCCCACCGTGAAGGGTGAGTTCAACACGGACGCCGGCACGATCATGCTGATCCTCGCGGTCGGCATGTGCTTCTCGGGGGCGGCCAACTCCGTACGCGAGCTGATCAAGGAACGGGTGATCTACGAACGGGAGCGCGCGACCGGGCTCTCCCGCTCCGCATACCTCGTATCGAAGATCATCGTGCTCGGTCTCATCACCGCTGTCCAGGGCGTGATCATCTGCGCCATCGGCTTCCTCCCTCGCAAACTGCCGGAGAAGGGGCTGATCATCAGCGGTCTGCCCGCCGTCGAGATGTGTGTCGTGATCAGCGCCCTCGGCCTTACCTCGATGATGTTCGGCCTGGTCATCTCCTCCCTGGTACGCACCCAGGAGAAGACCATGCAGCTCCTGGTCATGTTCGCGATCGTCCAGGTGGTCTTCACGGGCACCCTCTTCAAGGTGTTCGACTCGCCCGGCGTGGAGCAGTTCGCCTGGCTGATGCCGTCCCGCTGGGCCATCGCGGGCGTCGGCACCACGCTCGACCTGTCCCGTATCTCCCCGGTGGACCAGAAGAACCCGGGCAACCTCGACCCGCTCTGGGCCCATGAGGCGTCCCAGTGGGCCATCAACCTGAGTGTCCTGCTCTTCATCGGCCTCGTCTGCGGGATCGCCGTGGTCCGGCTGCTGCGCCGCCACGAACCCGAGGTGATGCGCAAGTAG
- a CDS encoding streptophobe family protein: MSVGTGRVGLLFGAVVSAVVAVSWAIVAMAATAALGLWLLDADSVGSLWPMAAAVVTLGVGGSVTPSGDVSAFGLDGAQARTAVDISPLGVGLVGALVLSFVLLRSLRGTATVHELALRAGTVVVVFLAALGGLAWVGHDVTTIDGGALGLDRLPGGGGEDLADRLPGGLGGLLPDKVGDLVKAKAEVGFSVDTSATLAGGACWIVGVLLIALLASRRTPLPHPLEPVGRVARPAVSALVSVGLLTVVAGLAAAAYAMIGDDHPKRIAGAALLGAPNGTWLGVPLGLLVPWHGHVSGVLSGVLPDPVGELIGGGSDKKVTLSGLAELDGRVWLLCVAAVLALLFAGVLTAVRTDTGGAGRPGARSVVACAVRLGVATALALPLLVHLTGLSVDASLSVLGFDAFGAGLELRGAAGYALLLGAVWGAAAGAAGALLARATGAAGRGAAAPADGAASAEDLAGMPGAGTQGPYSPGAPYRPPNADTNPYLRLWAGTQREPGGRSSPGEEGARGEGGGYGGSGGSGGYGGSGGSGGYGGSGGNSGSAGSSGPGDFGRGGGYGGSGESGGRGGDGRHGGRGGDGGRGSTRTMWGGGRSPRRPGAGPGGDRPGQSGRHTPLPPPPPPPPPLPPPPPPSPPPPPSR, encoded by the coding sequence ATGAGCGTCGGTACCGGCAGGGTCGGGCTTCTCTTCGGCGCCGTCGTCTCCGCTGTGGTGGCGGTGAGTTGGGCGATCGTCGCGATGGCGGCGACCGCGGCGCTCGGCCTGTGGCTGCTGGACGCCGACTCGGTGGGTTCGCTGTGGCCGATGGCCGCCGCCGTGGTGACGCTCGGCGTAGGTGGCTCCGTGACACCGTCGGGGGACGTGTCGGCCTTCGGTCTTGACGGGGCCCAGGCACGTACCGCAGTCGACATCTCGCCACTGGGGGTGGGGTTGGTCGGGGCGCTCGTCCTCTCCTTCGTACTGCTCCGCTCCCTGCGCGGGACCGCCACGGTCCATGAACTCGCCCTGCGCGCGGGCACGGTGGTGGTCGTCTTCCTGGCGGCGCTCGGTGGCCTCGCGTGGGTCGGTCACGACGTGACCACGATCGACGGCGGGGCGCTCGGACTGGATCGACTGCCCGGCGGTGGCGGCGAGGATCTGGCGGACAGGCTTCCCGGCGGGCTCGGCGGTCTGCTCCCCGACAAGGTGGGTGACCTCGTGAAGGCCAAGGCCGAGGTCGGCTTCAGCGTCGATACCTCGGCGACGCTGGCCGGCGGTGCCTGCTGGATCGTCGGGGTCCTGCTCATCGCTCTGCTCGCCTCCCGCCGCACACCCCTGCCGCACCCCTTGGAGCCGGTGGGACGGGTGGCGCGCCCCGCTGTCTCCGCGCTGGTCTCGGTCGGGCTGCTGACCGTGGTCGCGGGGCTCGCCGCCGCCGCGTACGCGATGATCGGCGACGACCACCCGAAACGTATCGCGGGGGCCGCCCTGCTCGGAGCACCCAACGGGACGTGGCTCGGGGTGCCGTTGGGGCTCCTCGTCCCGTGGCACGGTCATGTCTCGGGCGTGCTCTCCGGTGTCCTGCCCGACCCGGTGGGGGAACTGATCGGCGGCGGCTCGGACAAGAAGGTGACGCTGTCAGGGCTGGCCGAACTCGACGGGCGGGTCTGGTTGTTGTGTGTCGCCGCCGTCCTCGCGCTGCTGTTCGCCGGGGTACTCACGGCGGTACGTACGGACACCGGGGGCGCGGGGCGGCCGGGGGCGCGGTCCGTGGTGGCCTGCGCGGTACGGCTCGGGGTGGCCACGGCGCTCGCGCTGCCGCTGCTGGTGCACCTGACCGGGCTCTCCGTCGACGCCTCGCTCTCCGTGCTGGGGTTCGACGCGTTCGGCGCGGGCCTCGAACTGCGCGGGGCCGCCGGATACGCCTTGCTGCTCGGCGCTGTCTGGGGCGCGGCGGCCGGCGCGGCGGGTGCGCTGCTGGCCAGGGCGACGGGGGCCGCGGGACGTGGGGCCGCGGCCCCCGCGGACGGGGCGGCGAGCGCGGAGGACCTGGCCGGAATGCCCGGCGCCGGTACCCAGGGCCCCTACTCGCCGGGCGCCCCCTACCGGCCGCCCAACGCGGACACCAATCCCTATCTGCGGCTCTGGGCCGGTACGCAGCGGGAACCCGGCGGGCGGAGCAGCCCCGGCGAAGAGGGCGCGCGCGGCGAAGGCGGGGGGTACGGCGGCTCCGGCGGGAGCGGGGGGTACGGCGGCTCCGGCGGGAGCGGGGGGTACGGCGGCTCCGGCGGAAACAGCGGTTCCGCCGGTAGCAGCGGGCCCGGCGATTTTGGCCGAGGCGGCGGGTACGGCGGTTCCGGTGAAAGCGGCGGGCGCGGTGGAGACGGCCGTCACGGCGGGCGTGGTGGAGACGGCGGGCGGGGCAGTACGCGGACGATGTGGGGCGGCGGCCGGTCGCCTCGGCGGCCCGGAGCCGGGCCCGGTGGAGACCGGCCGGGGCAGAGCGGCAGGCACACTCCGCTCCCACCGCCACCTCCACCGCCACCTCCGCTCCCGCCGCCTCCGCCGCCGTCCCCTCCACCGCCGCCGAGCCGCTGA
- the serB gene encoding phosphoserine phosphatase SerB — protein MRASLPPETADVPTLLVKIFGKDRPGITAGLFDTLAAFSVDVIDIEQVVTRGRIVLCALVTRPHSDHEGELRSTVHSWAESLKLQAEILSGTGDNQPRGEGRSHVTVLGVPLTAESTAAIAARITSTGGNIDRIFRLAKYPVTAVEFAVSGVATEPLRTALATEGAALGVDVAVVASGIQRRAQRLVVMDVDSTLIQDEVIELFAAYAGCADEVAEVTAAAMRGELDFAQSLHARVALLAGLDVSVVEKVRGEVRLTPGARTLIRTLKRLGYQVGVVSGGFTQVTDDLKERLGLDFAQANTLEIVDGKFTGRVVGEVVDRAGKARLLRRFAKEAGVPLAQTVAIGDGANDLDMLNAAGLGVAFNAKPLVREAAHAAVNVPFLDTVLYLLGITREEVEAADAHDES, from the coding sequence ATGAGAGCATCGCTGCCCCCAGAGACCGCCGACGTTCCCACGCTTCTCGTCAAGATCTTCGGCAAGGACCGGCCAGGCATCACCGCCGGGCTCTTCGACACCCTGGCCGCCTTCAGTGTCGACGTCATCGACATCGAGCAGGTCGTGACCCGTGGCCGTATCGTTCTGTGCGCCCTGGTCACCAGGCCGCACTCCGACCACGAGGGCGAGCTGCGCTCGACCGTGCACAGTTGGGCCGAGTCGCTGAAGCTCCAGGCCGAGATCCTCTCGGGCACAGGGGACAACCAGCCGCGCGGCGAGGGGCGCTCCCACGTGACCGTGCTCGGTGTGCCGCTGACCGCCGAGTCGACGGCCGCCATCGCCGCCAGGATCACTTCGACGGGTGGCAACATCGACCGTATCTTCCGGCTGGCGAAGTATCCGGTGACAGCCGTCGAGTTCGCCGTCTCCGGGGTGGCGACCGAGCCGCTGCGGACGGCGCTGGCGACCGAGGGCGCGGCGCTCGGTGTCGATGTCGCCGTCGTCGCCTCGGGGATACAGCGCAGGGCCCAGCGGCTGGTCGTGATGGATGTCGACTCGACGTTGATCCAGGACGAGGTGATCGAGCTCTTCGCGGCCTACGCGGGCTGCGCGGACGAGGTGGCGGAGGTGACCGCGGCGGCGATGCGCGGCGAGCTGGACTTCGCGCAGTCGCTGCACGCGCGCGTGGCGCTGCTCGCGGGGCTCGACGTCTCGGTGGTGGAGAAGGTGCGCGGTGAGGTGCGGCTCACCCCCGGAGCGCGCACGCTGATCCGTACGCTCAAGCGGCTCGGCTATCAGGTGGGGGTCGTGTCGGGGGGCTTCACCCAGGTCACCGACGACCTCAAGGAACGCCTCGGGCTGGATTTCGCGCAGGCGAACACGTTGGAGATCGTCGACGGCAAGTTCACCGGCAGGGTGGTCGGTGAAGTCGTCGACCGGGCGGGCAAGGCGAGGCTGCTGCGGAGGTTCGCCAAGGAGGCCGGGGTGCCGCTGGCGCAGACGGTGGCCATCGGCGACGGGGCCAACGACCTGGACATGCTGAACGCGGCGGGCCTTGGAGTCGCCTTCAACGCGAAGCCCCTGGTCCGCGAGGCCGCCCACGCGGCGGTCAATGTGCCCTTCCTCGACACGGTCCTCTATCTGCTGGGGATCACGCGCGAAGAGGTCGAGGCGGCGGACGCGCACGACGAGTCGTGA
- a CDS encoding SixA phosphatase family protein, with product MSAAVSSGETSPETRTIVLLRHAKADWPEVSDHERPLAERGRQDAAAVGRRLAGTGIDFDLAICSTAVRTRETWKLAVPELPERPRTVYEERVYEASPGELIAVLNETPDEVTGALLIGHNPGVQGLAEILAGKADSDARTALGNRGFPTAAFAVLTFTGPWKSLEPGTATLTDYWAPHEA from the coding sequence ATGAGCGCCGCAGTGTCTTCCGGGGAAACGTCTCCCGAAACCCGAACGATCGTCCTTCTCCGGCATGCCAAGGCCGACTGGCCGGAGGTCTCCGACCACGAGAGGCCGCTCGCGGAGCGAGGCCGACAGGACGCGGCCGCCGTCGGCCGCAGACTCGCGGGGACCGGCATCGACTTCGATCTCGCCATCTGCTCGACCGCGGTCAGGACCCGCGAGACCTGGAAACTCGCGGTCCCCGAGCTGCCGGAAAGGCCACGGACCGTCTACGAGGAGCGTGTGTACGAGGCGTCGCCCGGTGAACTGATCGCCGTCCTCAACGAAACCCCCGACGAGGTCACAGGCGCCCTGTTGATCGGCCACAACCCCGGGGTGCAGGGGCTCGCCGAGATCCTCGCGGGCAAGGCCGACTCGGACGCCAGGACCGCCCTCGGCAATCGGGGCTTCCCCACAGCGGCCTTCGCCGTGCTCACCTTCACCGGGCCTTGGAAGTCCCTGGAGCCCGGCACGGCCACCCTCACCGACTACTGGGCCCCGCACGAGGCGTAG
- a CDS encoding SGM_5486 family transporter-associated protein → MPVLDPNPQNGQKKLLLVLGAMLAVTVIIAIIATLASP, encoded by the coding sequence ATGCCTGTCCTCGACCCGAACCCCCAGAACGGCCAGAAGAAGCTTCTTCTCGTGCTCGGCGCGATGCTGGCCGTCACCGTGATCATCGCGATCATCGCCACTCTCGCCTCCCCGTGA
- a CDS encoding CynX/NimT family MFS transporter, producing MVQHDETQTETAGPQASADADAAVTSAAVTSARDGKTTAPGGGSPAAATARTWLPRLMAAGIVLAALNLRPGITSLGSLLEEVRDGLGMNGTLAGLLTSVPPLCFAIFGYMAPRLSRRFGPGAVVCAGMAAITAGLVIRPFTGTTVGFLAATALALAGIAMSNVLMPVIVKRWFPDRVGSMTGLYSMALAIGTSLAAAITVPMTDALGGSWQGGLAIWAVLGAAAVLPWIPLVKHHGTVDDGAPARRPGARNPATTSGPAVTRSRTAWALAVFFGLQATAAYITMGWMPQIFRDAGVPAGTAGVLLAVIMAMGIPLAFVIPRVATRMTHQGPIVAVLGACGLGGYAGLYLAPAGGAWAWAVLLGISNCAFPLALTMVGLRARTGAGVAKLSAFAQSTGYLISIPGPLLVGVLNQHSGGWGLPIAFMACLMVPQIVMGVLAGRNRTIEDEHAAATAA from the coding sequence ATGGTGCAGCACGACGAGACCCAGACTGAGACAGCGGGACCCCAGGCCTCCGCGGACGCCGACGCGGCCGTGACCTCCGCGGCCGTGACGTCGGCGAGAGACGGGAAAACGACGGCCCCCGGCGGAGGATCCCCGGCGGCGGCCACCGCGCGCACCTGGCTTCCCCGCCTCATGGCAGCCGGCATCGTACTGGCCGCACTCAACCTCAGGCCCGGCATCACCAGCCTGGGCTCGCTCCTCGAAGAGGTCCGCGACGGCCTCGGTATGAACGGCACCCTCGCCGGGCTGCTCACCTCCGTGCCGCCCCTCTGCTTCGCGATCTTCGGCTACATGGCGCCCAGACTCTCCCGCCGTTTCGGCCCCGGCGCCGTCGTCTGCGCCGGTATGGCCGCCATCACCGCGGGACTGGTGATCCGCCCCTTCACCGGCACCACCGTCGGCTTCCTGGCCGCGACCGCGCTGGCCCTCGCCGGCATCGCCATGAGCAACGTGCTGATGCCCGTCATCGTCAAGCGCTGGTTCCCCGACCGGGTCGGCTCCATGACCGGCCTCTACTCCATGGCCCTCGCCATCGGCACCTCGCTCGCCGCCGCGATCACCGTGCCCATGACGGACGCGCTCGGCGGCAGTTGGCAGGGCGGCCTCGCCATCTGGGCCGTCCTCGGAGCCGCCGCCGTCCTCCCCTGGATACCGCTGGTCAAGCACCACGGCACCGTCGACGACGGAGCTCCGGCGCGGCGGCCCGGCGCACGGAACCCCGCCACCACGAGCGGCCCCGCCGTCACCCGCAGCCGCACCGCCTGGGCGCTCGCCGTCTTCTTCGGACTCCAGGCCACCGCCGCGTACATCACCATGGGCTGGATGCCGCAGATCTTCCGCGACGCGGGTGTCCCCGCGGGCACCGCTGGTGTCCTGCTCGCCGTCATCATGGCCATGGGCATCCCGCTGGCCTTCGTCATCCCCAGGGTGGCGACCCGGATGACCCACCAGGGTCCCATCGTCGCCGTACTCGGTGCCTGCGGTCTCGGCGGCTACGCCGGTCTCTACCTGGCCCCCGCCGGTGGCGCCTGGGCCTGGGCGGTGCTCCTCGGCATCTCCAACTGCGCCTTCCCGCTGGCCCTCACCATGGTCGGGCTGCGCGCGCGGACGGGAGCGGGCGTCGCCAAGCTCTCCGCCTTCGCGCAGAGCACCGGCTATCTGATCTCCATCCCGGGGCCGCTCCTCGTCGGCGTGCTCAACCAGCACAGCGGCGGCTGGGGGCTGCCCATCGCCTTCATGGCCTGTCTGATGGTCCCGCAGATCGTCATGGGCGTACTTGCGGGACGTAACCGCACCATCGAGGACGAGCACGCGGCCGCCACCGCGGCCTGA
- a CDS encoding FadR/GntR family transcriptional regulator yields MPLSSPRRSALSEQVIAELRAQVSSGEWPVGTRIPTESALVEQLGVARNTVREAVRALAHNGLLDIRQGSGTYVVATSELAGVMHRRFAGTDPKDIAEMRATLESSAARLAATRRTEKDLRQFDTLLGRRQKAWESGDAEAFVLADATFHMAVVAASHNTVMTEIYADLSEVMRDWLRADVGEILTDEVNLDHAPIVEAIRARDVERAGAEAACRNGLLGGRRPTVKSAVAEPH; encoded by the coding sequence ATGCCGTTGAGTTCCCCCCGTCGCTCTGCCCTCTCCGAGCAGGTCATCGCCGAGTTGCGGGCGCAGGTCTCGTCGGGCGAGTGGCCGGTGGGGACGCGGATCCCCACCGAGTCCGCACTCGTCGAGCAGCTCGGGGTGGCCCGCAACACCGTGCGCGAGGCGGTCCGCGCGCTCGCCCACAACGGTCTGCTCGACATCAGGCAGGGCTCGGGCACCTACGTGGTGGCCACCAGTGAGCTGGCCGGGGTGATGCACCGCCGTTTCGCGGGGACCGACCCCAAGGACATCGCGGAGATGCGCGCCACCCTGGAGTCGAGCGCGGCGCGGCTTGCGGCGACCCGGCGTACGGAGAAGGACCTGCGGCAGTTCGACACGTTGCTGGGGCGCAGGCAGAAGGCGTGGGAGTCGGGGGACGCGGAGGCGTTCGTACTGGCGGACGCCACGTTCCACATGGCGGTCGTAGCCGCTTCCCACAACACGGTGATGACCGAGATCTACGCGGACCTCAGCGAGGTGATGCGCGACTGGCTGCGCGCCGATGTCGGGGAGATCCTGACCGACGAGGTCAACCTCGACCACGCGCCCATCGTCGAGGCGATCCGCGCGCGTGACGTGGAACGCGCGGGCGCCGAGGCCGCGTGCCGCAACGGGTTGCTCGGCGGGCGGCGGCCGACGGTCAAATCAGCGGTCGCCGAGCCCCACTGA
- the fabI gene encoding enoyl-ACP reductase FabI: MSGILAGKRIIVTGVITQASIAFHVARLAQEEGADVVLTGFGRLSLVERIAKRLPKPVPVIELDVQDQGHLDGLAAKIAEHYGDDAGVDGVVHSIAFGPQGVFNFLEAPWEDVSTALHVSAYSLKSLTMSLLPLLEKRGGSVVGLTFDASLAWPKYDWMGVAKAALESTSRYLARDLGAKNIRCNLVSAGPLGSMAAKSIPGFEELATVWDSRAPLNWELSDPEPAARGVVALLSDWFPKTTGEIVHVDGGIHAMGA; encoded by the coding sequence ATGAGTGGAATTCTCGCAGGCAAACGCATCATCGTCACCGGGGTCATCACCCAGGCTTCGATCGCCTTCCACGTGGCGAGGCTCGCCCAGGAAGAGGGCGCGGACGTCGTCCTCACCGGCTTCGGCCGCCTCTCCCTGGTGGAGCGCATCGCCAAGCGCCTCCCCAAGCCCGTCCCGGTCATCGAGCTGGACGTGCAGGACCAGGGGCACCTGGACGGCCTCGCCGCGAAGATCGCCGAGCACTACGGGGACGACGCGGGCGTCGACGGCGTCGTGCACTCGATCGCCTTCGGCCCGCAGGGTGTCTTCAACTTCCTCGAAGCGCCCTGGGAGGACGTCTCCACCGCGCTGCACGTCTCCGCGTACTCCCTGAAGTCGCTCACCATGTCGCTGCTTCCGCTGCTGGAGAAGCGCGGCGGCTCGGTCGTCGGCCTCACCTTCGACGCCTCGCTCGCCTGGCCGAAGTACGACTGGATGGGTGTCGCCAAGGCGGCCCTTGAGTCGACGAGCCGCTACCTCGCCCGTGACCTCGGCGCCAAGAACATCCGCTGCAACCTCGTCTCGGCCGGACCGCTCGGCTCGATGGCCGCCAAGTCCATCCCGGGCTTCGAGGAACTGGCGACCGTCTGGGACAGCCGCGCCCCCCTCAACTGGGAGCTGAGCGACCCGGAGCCGGCGGCCCGCGGAGTCGTGGCGCTGCTCTCCGACTGGTTCCCGAAGACGACGGGCGAGATCGTCCACGTCGACGGCGGTATCCACGCGATGGGCGCCTGA